accatcatcaccatcaccatcatcaccatcatcatcatcatcaccaccatcatcatcatcatcatcaccgtcatcaccatcatcaccatcaccaccatcaccatcatcatcaccaccatcatcatcatatcaagAACATGAAGAGAAAGatgacaacaaagaaaataaaagtaacGTCAGaaggaaaagcagaaaaataaatatgaaaaacgggggaaaaaagagaagaaaaatgggCGAAGCAgaagaacaaaaattaaaagagaATGATGAATGGGAGGAAGCTAGGGAATGAAGAAAGAGAATGTAGAAGAAGAGAAAGTGATGATGCGGATAAGAAGATAGGAGGAAGAAGATCGGATGAGGAACTCATCTACTGACATATCCAACTGAGAGTGAAGTGTTGGGTCACATTTATGATGCTGGCAACATGGGAATTAAATAGAAAGTGAAAGCTTGCCTACCCCTTTGTGTGGATGTGATTGAATAGAAGATGGCCGCCTGGGCCTCGTCTGCCTCCTCCTCGCCTGGCAACACATTCTTCCGGTCTTTGGCATCTTGGCTCCGCACAATGGACTTCATAAAGATCAGAATACCATAATCTAGTTTTAACATGTACAAGATCTGGAGGTTACAGTCATTCATATCAACCACACAAGGTAACACTATTATCATGCAACAAgtgaaaacagaagaaaactgaccagaaatgaatagaatttattagtggaaaaatgagcaaagaaaatgggatctcttctttgctcattttttcactgataaATTATTATCATGCATCAGACAAATCGTGCTCCAGCTCACACCTACCTGACCCCCAAACAGTTCTCTCTTGCCACTCCTACATTACCTTGGTATGCACTGTATATAACAACTCCCACCTACTCtagttttttattctttaatgTGTATGTCATGATACACCCTGAGTAGCATGAACTGCGGAATTCAACAGACTCGATTTGGGCACTGAAGAAAGCGAGATTTCAAATCTAAGTAAGGATAGATATGTAAGACTTATGTTTCCTTGTAGATGGCATACTGTACCTGTCAAAACGTAAGAAAAGAActacagacaaaaacaaacaaacaaaaagactcACAAAGCATTAAAAGAATTCTGTTAGAAACAATCTAAACATACTTAAATCTATTATTCCAGTAATATCAAGTAGGGTGTGTCCACACTTTTAGAAATAACAATAGAGATTAAAAAGTTGTGCTTCTGACCTGCTGACAGATTCATATTACATGAGATCATAAAATGATCTTGCCTTTACCTGTATGCTGTCTGAGATATCTCTCATGAGGGCAGTGTGGAGGATAACCAAAGGCTCCCCTGGCATACTGCTGTGTGTGAAGACGAAGCAGCGTCGATACGGCCCTACCCGCTGCTTGATGTCTGTCCAATTCCTGATGGGATGAACAGCCTCGTACTGACTTATCTGTAGAACGAgaccacaaaaaaaaggaagtgctgaaatgtttcatttttacaTGACAATGACCTTCCTAAAGGTATGATAATTGATGTATCCATGTTTTTCACAAGTAATGCCTAATTTTCATATGCATTTGTATCTTCTTAATCTCAGTGTAATTTAGcacaataatacatgtattgcaaatATCTGAATTCACTCCATGACCATTTTTTCATAACTGACTTCTTGTATATAATTGATATTTTCTAAAGATTGTTCTTGTGTCCAAATATTCATAACATGTGTCAACATAAGACTCTAGAGATCACATATTCAATTCTGTCTAAATTTTGGTGGATTCCCTCAATAATCTGTGTAGGAAGACTAGGCTGTTTGTCAAATGATTAGAAATAAGGGAAGAAACAAATTAAACTGAATACAGTAAAGAAACTCactaataattacaataattgatatgatatcACTGCTTCAAATATGACTGCCACATGAGCTTTTTCCATGCACTTTTACCACtcctacttctactactacttctacaactattactactactactactactactactatgatTAATTTCATGTCTGCAGTTGCACtactgaaaatgataataacgattGGAAGTGATCATTGTCACACCATACTTCATGCTCTTTCTAtgatatttccatgatatttcTGTGATAGTATGAGTATGatgcataattaaaaaaaaaataataataatgcataaTTCTTTTAAAACCTGACCCTTTCCAGCATGTGACACGAGGAAGACCATGTGACTCTCTCCAGGGTCAGCATGCCGGCAGCGAACCAGCCAATCAGAAGCTCACGTAGAGTCTCACTCAGTGCCCTCAGCTCTGCCTCATTCCTGATGGATGACGTTGATGACAGATGTCCCTGGAACATGAGAAGAACATCATCTATACTATATGAGCCATACATTTTGCAGCGGTGTAAACCTCACCTTTTCTTATTATCACATACAGTAAGCATTAATTTCTGGATAGCAGTTTAAATGCAATAGTTATTGCTACATCTTGCAAACTTTCTGGTTGTTACGAAAAACAATAGGAACAACACCTACATGTACTGATTAAAATATGAAGAATGTTCAAATAATACATTCTTGTaaactaaaaaataatgatgatattgcaTTTCTATGAAGTGCCCTGACATTTATACaatatgtaaaatgtaaaataaagaTCTATAACACATTTATGTTATACATCAGCAGTGTGATGTAAATCCCAAGAACAGAAATCAAAAATACTGTACAGGTGAGGACAGAATGAAACACAAggtattgtaggcctacatgagcAACTTACAAGCAAATTGGCTCTGAGGTCAACCAAAAATTTGACCCCGCCCGGCAACCTGCTGACATGAGAGAAGAGGGTGGAGTAACCTGGTAGGAGAGACTGACGAAGACGCCCTTCCGCCTGCAGAAGAACGGCCTCCTCACGACCCTGTCACATGGAGGGTGAAGATGGGAGACTAtctgttaaaggtccagtttacctttgggagcagtgatttcaaaaattttcaagatatcatatttgatgcatatgtgtaggtctgttgtatcataaaacatcctaccatatgaaatatttgcaataaaaactaaaatataaggagatatcagggtttttctcaataaccgtaactgtatacggtttagtctggaaatttttttattataactattgttcacattttgtgtatttaacaacacttaacatcgattatacggattcaaattttgacagtggttgtttctatccctaactcacattttagaactattttatagcactaatgctttcatctgcaaatggtaaattatgcctttaattcaCTCCTTCCAGTCAACTCACAGACAGGTACAGGGTATATCAGGTTTCCAAAATATACATAAGTGAGCCTGCAtcatggcctaaattcatgtttactTGTGTTATACTGAGCAGAATATTAACATGTAGCGAACGATTCCAGTTTCTGCTATTGATAGCTGTTCTTTGTCTGTCTCAGAATTGCGTGTATTATTAATTAAATTTTCCAACGTGGTAGTGTGCTTGTTTTGCTGCAAAACTCGTACAAAGACATATGTAAAACTCAAGGCTGACATCACTTGATTTTTTACTTTTGCTGAACCCATTTGGATGTCCTAACAGTGTTTAACAAAAGAATTTGCCAGCCAAGCGCACGTTCTCTCACGCttgattgatattttgcattgtttgaCAGCACAAGCAGTCGACTGTGGAAGGGAACATGTAATGCTTGACTGTTCTCACACCTAGTGAGATTTACCAAGATGTTCCTTCTCTGTTGCTGAGCAAACAAGAATCTCATTTGGGGGGCACTGACAATTCCTGGAGAATCAAGAAGAATAAACGCATTAAGAGATCTCTCCTATGAGTCAACCGTTTCATTGACAGGCATTTTTAGTACACAAATTTATGTAGAACTTGAATGTACTTTGGCTTGACCTTTGCCCTCACCTCCTGCTTCTGAAGCATGGCCGCTTCTGCCATCACCTTCTCATGCCGGACCCCCATCCCTGAAGCCATTGCACACAAGAAGCCAAGCTTGTCCTCATCAGTCAGTCTCTGATAGTAGTCACAGACTTGCTGCACTGTAGACTAACAACAAAGCATATTTATagcacaaaatacaaacaaaaagaagaaaaaataaccaGCAACCCtgattgatgaaatgaaataaaaaagagaaaaatgatggTAAAAATAGGTAAGGTCTGAAAACAGTGAAAATTATGACAGATAACATTGCATGAACAGAAGAGAATTCAAGCTGTGTGTAAAAGAGTACCGGTAGATTGTAGGTGAAAGGCAAGTCAAACAGATATGCTGAAATATACAAACTCTAGATAATTTGGCTGTTTGATTGTCCACAAAACATTATTTTGCATGGAAGGCTTAACAGATCACCTCCATAATGAAGTAATTCTAACAGAGTGCACACAGGGCATAACTAATGTGTGTTATAAATGCTTTACACCTCCTTAGCCTGAAATGCGCAATCATTCTAGCTTTGTTTGAAAGCTGCGTTGCATGTCGAGCTGAAACTTCTTCACATTTTACCTCCCTGTAAAAGCACCTTCGGCATCATGTATAAAGATGTTTGAGTCCCTCGTCATCAGTGCTACTTTATACACACAAATCACATTAAtccgttgaagacaagtcccgagtatactcgggcaagcgtctctgggaaatgcatgttgtaacaaaatcagtctgtcctcaacgggttaacgaTGTGTACACATCATGAACTGATGACAATTGCAACTTGCTAGCAATCCTATCCACTTCATTTAGAGAGTACATTTCCTTAAAAACTCTGACAACTGCCATACAACCACCTGTGAGTTAAAAGCAAATAAACTTACATCAGCTAACCATGGTGACTTGTGACTTCTGTCCAGTGCAGCTGACATAAGGTGAGGAACGGTCGACTTCAGAAAGATGCTGTGGTCAAGCTGCCTATCATGCTGCTCATTTGAAGACATTGGTCTGACTGTTGAAGCAATCTATCACACGAgagatattcatttttttttttacatatcccAGAATTCTATGCACTTtcatttaatgataatgataataattgacagtgcttatatagcgcataatacaCAGTGCATAATGTCCCTATTATGCGCtcaaaaaaatggaaagattaTAAACAAAAACGTACAATTCCAATTACAGTGATGGTACTACTACTGATTTCCATGTTTGCTTACACTGTGAACAAATGCGTTTTCAAAGCAGACTTGAATCTATTTATATCAGTGATTTGTCTTAAATTCTGGggaactgtaaaagtggaaatgttcGGGGTGTTGAAATTtacgtgcatttcgcgcaaccagaaactagcatgagaataaaagcatgcacacaTTTTTACTTGCCATATATTCCTGTACCtactgtcttgattccgcggaattaaaaacatgtgaaactcttcttaccgggCCATGCGCAAAAAagtagtcgcgcgaaaatatccacttttagaTTATTCCATAAGTTAAGTTAAGTAGATTATTCCATAAGTTAGGGGCATTAAAAGCAAATGTTCCTTCTCTGTAAAATTTGGTTCTTCTGTTCGGAATTTAGAGGATAATCTGGCTCCTAAAGAATTTTGGTCTAATATATCAGTAAAGAAATTTCTTCTGATAAATCAGTAAAGCATTGattacataaatgaaatgaaatgaaattattcatttgaaCAATATAGAACACACATTATGCCTACTTTATTGCAAGTAAATTTATTGATCACTGTACCACATGGATCCTTCAGGATAACCATGAAGGTCATGTGACTGTGACAATATGCATTTTTGATAACTCTTCATCATActgtatataaatacaaaaaaaccCAGGAGATTTGGGTATTTCTCCTCCTTTTGCAACAAACAaatgaagacgagtcccgagaatactcaggcaggtgtctatggaaaatgcatgttatagctaAATCAGCCCGTTTACGGTGGGTTGATGGCAATATTTTTGTGCTGGTGATGTCATGTTCACCGAGATTGTTGTTTCCCGGTCTGCCTTAGACACCATGATGCAGAAAGATGACCTGTTGGTGAGTTATTTTGACTTCAGttgtcactgtcatcacatTCATTAGATTCCACtttatcatatgtgaccctgcatcacaaaacaaacagcaagTCGCcatacatgaaattttagttaagagcatattctgaaagagcagactttaatctttaaaatgatgtataactcaaaccaAATgaattctcctaacctatctgaatattggaaagaaggcacacactcaggaaaagtaagaactgagaaaagaggctctgaagtacagtgtctatttaccaagccatgctggctgtgtgatgaatgggacaataaacaggatgtaaaccactggagtaacaacaatgaaggaattatcagatcaaactgaaattgagcatgccttatcaACAAATTCTGTCcttgattaatgccaactttcaaagcagtactccagtagcatcatcctttcaaaagttaatacaagagttgaaagtgaagagagtgTACAAGGTTTataggaaatgaaaaggggactccaAAGACgcacttaatcacactattctgccaaaaaaaTGTATGGTCACATATTTCGATATCTTTCCCCCTGCCTGCCCTATCATTTTAATAAAGGACACATATCAAGCTAGAAATGtaaattttcaattattttctctctttttctttttcagccaAACATTCTGACACTACTGACCCTGCTTGTTCATCCTATGGGTAATGACCATGTTTTGGTTTACAAGGGCCATATCACCTAACCAATTATTGCtcaaagtcacatagaaatagaatctaacgttagttcTTGCAGTCTGGTACAATCACTTTCTAGGCTCTTATCAGAAAGCAGATATTGCATTATTCTCTGGCAAATTTTACCATTTTGGATAGATCTCTACATCTCATATCTCTAGTCTAGCACAAGATCATTCAGAGAAAAGCCATAACAGCAGATACTGTATGAATGACTATGAGATACACTTGCCTCACTACTAGTTACACCACTACTTACTAGAGTCACTTGTATAGAGGGTAGAAGGGATATCCAGACCGTTCTGTTTCTCATTCTAGATCTAGGTGTCTAAAACGATCTGAATTTTCCTTTgtcttttaatattttcaaatgCTTGTCAAGTTCTAAATTTACATGGAAATTAAAACTAAGCACACTTAAGTTAGGTTCACTTTATCCAATCTCCATAACGTATCATGGAAGTGCATCCCCTGACTGCGTCTGCGAGTGGGTTCATGCGTATTTAAACCATTGGGTACCAACTGATGCTCAAGCAAGCCGCTCCCCCTGAATTGGAAACAAATTCCTTCCCTGCCCTGGGCCTGGGCACCCTGCCCCTGGTCCTGCCGAGCCCTTGGCCACTGGCTGGACCCTGACCTGGGACCTGGATAGTCAGCCACAAGTTTATTTTAGATTTGTGCCACTATGTATGATTTAAAACAAAACTTGACATACACTCACAATTCAAGAGTCATTTTATCTTGTCTTTCATTGTCGACTCTGTCACAAACCATAACTCACTATTGAAAACATAACTCCGACATAAAGTCAGACATGTGGGACTACACCGAGAGGCACAGCTGACATCTATCTGCTGCACTACTATCTACTACATCTACGTGCTCCTGTGCTTCAAATGCACAGTAGTTGAGAGAGATATTGCAGGTATTAGGTCAAACATGGTGTCTAATTTTATCTTACCGAATTGATTATTCGCTTGGCCTTGGGGTACACTACCGACATGCAAGGACGAATGACACTCCGTAGGGAATTCATTGCGAAAATCATAGCGCACGCATCCGGTATGTAGGTATGGGGACCGGCAGGAGCTGGGATCTGGGGGGTCCGGTGGGTGGGGCAGGTTGACAACTCGACCACGGGATAGCCCCCGACCCTGGACAGCTCGACCGGGTCGAGCTATCCAGGGTCGGGTTTCCAATTAAAAAGCACAACTCCCAACTTTACTTGTTACAGATTTTTACAGAATGGAACTCATTTTTGGCATACAAATGGCATAGGTAAGTCAAATGACGTATATGAAAAAACGGTTTCCACAAGTGCTTTTGCCAGTGACAGTTGAGGTTTGATACTACCTGCTTTCAGAGTGACAGTAACGCTCATTGTCAGGTATATTTTGCTGGTTTGTTAAATAAAATTAGATTTCATCTCATGatgaaacatacaaaacaagTGTCAATCCCGACCAGAAATTCGTTCAAAAGTGTACTAGTAAATCAATGCGGAATATGTTGTGTTTGAAACTGTATCCTGACGGAAAGTCAATTTTACCACTTTTCCGGATAATTCccacaaataaaactgatatggtgtaatcttcaagtatagttATTTATAGAAtaacaggggccgcggaacgtttttcagtggggtcaacaccccccccccccccccttatacgggaagaatctaagggcggaatctttgggAATTTAAAATCATGGGTGTGTAATTTCtttcccgattttttttttccgatttctctttcttttttttttttttttttttgactagccaaaagtgtgtgtgtgtggggggggggggggcagcccccccccccccccattccgcGGCCCCTGAACAATACGTCAGATTGCTGTAGGACCTACGAATCTGCACACACTAGctctatttgtttttttttttggggggggggggaggggtgttgaAACTAACCATATTTAGGACCCTATGCCCTATCACCGGACtgtttgaaaagatttgaaAACTACCCCTGAAatgttttggaaaaaaaaaaatgtaaaaagaacCTCTatttcagagattttttttttttttttcgctgaacTGAGCTCCTAAAACAGGTATATTCCCCCGACCCTACCTTTTTTCCGAAAAATTAGGAAAGTGCATGCGGTACAAAATTTGGTCATTTCATGACCACCTGACcctgagtgggggggggggggagggggtgaggaaaatattttttttaagcaaCCTACGTTGAGAAtatcaaacaaactaacaatTCAATGCAGGTAGAAACAATACTAGTTTGTAGACCTTGAAATCACATACAACATATGTAAACCAATCCACTCACACAGTCCTCGCAAAGTATAGGGAGAGTTATTCTATAATTGCAGATATAACCCCAGTGTGCTCTTTTGACCCGAATATATAAATACAGCATAATAGTTAATACTTGGTTCAAGTCCACAAAATAGACAAACTGAAACTGCCTTTTAATCTAGTAAGTCATTTTTTACACTCCCAGACTACTGAGACATTCGCTATTACTTGTCACTTTCCTTTAGAGCACGTTGCTGAATAAATGATGCAGTTGTCATTCAGAGCATACACCGTTGCCAGAGttggtatctttttttttcttttcttttttttttgggggggggggttctcttgttttgtttttgttttgttttttgttttgtttttttgacgcTTCAGCATGTAGCATAAAGATACAAGGCATAATCTGccgctgttttgttgttgttgttgttgttgtcacagGAAGATATATTCTTCCAAAAGGTTCTTCTTGCTCTGGATGtcttcatcatttttgtgtgcggtgcaggggcggatccaggaattctgtaaagggggggggggcgtgactgatcatttctggtgccactgccgggtttcatttcatttttttctttttatttcttttgtttttaacgaaaaataaagggagggcgtgcgccggttgcgccccctctggatccgccactgcggtgtgtgtacaatgtgacacattttgtttgttcttcaGTCGATGTTTCGACAGAATTGATGGCAAGAAATGTGAA
The sequence above is drawn from the Diadema setosum chromosome 19, eeDiaSeto1, whole genome shotgun sequence genome and encodes:
- the LOC140242653 gene encoding malonyl-CoA decarboxylase, mitochondrial-like; the encoded protein is MIFAMNSLRSVIRPCMSVVYPKAKRIINSIASTVRPMSSNEQHDRQLDHSIFLKSTVPHLMSAALDRSHKSPWLADSTVQQVCDYYQRLTDEDKLGFLCAMASGMGVRHEKVMAEAAMLQKQEGREEAVLLQAEGRLRQSLLPGYSTLFSHVSRLPGGVKFLVDLRANLLGHLSSTSSIRNEAELRALSETLRELLIGWFAAGMLTLERVTWSSSCHMLERISQYEAVHPIRNWTDIKQRVGPYRRCFVFTHSSMPGEPLVILHTALMRDISDSIQSIVRSQDAKDRKNVLPGEEEADEAQAAIFYSITSTQRGLQGVELGNHLIKSVVKELQSEFPSMHLFSSLSPIPGFKNWLITQINQQVKDEESVTLLTMEELDSFQAAMDVASQPMLPLLKKVLVTNEWFQSESLKRSLKGPLMRLCARYLYLEKRRTFALNPVANFHLQNGATMWRLNWLGDTSARGLTASCGMMVNYRYFLENTTALGQQYAETQKIEASQQILDLVHGQSTSGTNSQVNSKL